Below is a window of Equus quagga isolate Etosha38 chromosome 1, UCLA_HA_Equagga_1.0, whole genome shotgun sequence DNA.
TGAAAAGGCTTTGCTTCGACCATCCACTGAACCAATTCTTAGGATGTTGGACAGAATGAATGCATAAGAGAGACAAATGAAGAGCATCGGCATAGGAAGAAGAAGTATGCTGATCACCAGCATGATTAACTGCACCTTGGAAGTGTCTGAACAAACTAGTTTCAAGACAGCCAGAATTTCACAGGTGAAATGATTGATGATGCTGTTTCCACAGAGAGACTGATGCAGCACAGACATAGTTCCCACAAGGGCAGTGAGGCAGCCTGTCACCCAGGTGCCAGCTGCAATCTGCACACAAACCCTCTTGTTCATGATGATGGGGTATCTCAGGGGGTTGCAGATGGCAACATACCTGTCATACGCCATCACGGACAGGAGCACACACTCAGTGGAGCCCATGGCCAGAGAGAAGTACATCTGAGTGGCACATCCTGAGAATGAGATGGTATTTTTCCCTGAAACAAAGTTTACCAGCATTGGAGTGAGAGCAGAAGGGGTGTACCAGATGTCCAGAATGGAGAGGTtgctgaggaagaagtacatgggtgtgtgtaGGTGGGAATCCAGGATGGTGATGGAGATCAGAATCATATTACCCAGCAAGGTGATCAAGTACATCAGCAAGCACAACACAAATATGGCTATGTCCACTTTGGGGTAGTAGGaaaatcccagaaaaataaaatttgaaatgactGTAACATTTGTCTTGACCATTTtgttccttcttgttcttctgtaGTAGTGAATAAAAGCATAcattatagatatttaaaagtttaaaccCTACCAACTCTCAAGAGATTTTCATTAGGAATACTCAAAAGGATTATTATCCTGGCAATACcatattaattattcattcatacatccaacatttattgaatacacTATAAGTCACTGAAGATCTAGAGCTGAATCACATAAAAGCAGCTCCCAGGCAACTCGCAATAAAATACTAGACCCAGTCAAgtaataaacaattataataatgTGATATAAGTATGCCCCAGGGTGTTAGACAAACACAAAGTAAGAATCCAACTCTGTGTTGCTGGCACTGCTCAGTGAGACATTTTAAGacagctcaataaaaaaaatgcatcAGATCTACTCTACTTGAGGGCCAGAGAAGATTTGCTGGGCAAAGAAAAGGTTTTTGTAAAAGTTGCAACAAGAAAGGATGTCGTTGCAATTCATAAAGCTGAAAATTATGTAATATAACAGATGAATATTCTGCACAGTAAGGatcataaatagaagatagaCAAGAGTCCAATTACTACAACACtacctgctttctgtctccaagAAGGCATTTTTGAATATGGAAAATTCTTGAAATTTCAAGATGCTTTCTCAGGAAGAAATACTTCCTTAGCAAGGAAATCATTTTCAAAGGTAAGTATTTTATGATGTAAATCAAATTACTTGCAATATAACTGACAATCGATCACATATGGAGACGTTTAAAACCACTGTCCTATCAGACAAAGTTCAAATGAAATCAATTACAAATACACACACCTCACATTTTCGTTGTTGCCTGCCTCTCTAGCCTCCTCTCCCAACCTTCTGGTCTGAAACAACCACCAGCTTGTGGTTGCTCATACTTACcatgccattttatatttttatgtctttagtCTACAGTTTATCCACCTGGAGTGCCCTTCCTTCCCAATTCTAATCTTGTCTTTAGTGAATATTTTATCCAGTCATCAGAACTGTATGCCAAAGTCTTAACTGCAACTTCATTCTTTGTACATACTTATGTTATTCAAGTATATCACACTGAGCTACAGCCATTTGTGCACATGTCTATTGCTCCCTCCACTGGACTGTGAACTTCTCAAGAGCTTGTTTGTTCCCCACAATACTAGCAAAGTAATAACTCACATTTCGGATTTTTAATAATACATTACTGCCTTGAACATGGTAAGTTTTTGATACACGTTAAAAATAAGTACATCTTCACTATAGTTCTCTGTGTCAACTTATGTCTcagctttaaatatttgatgtagAGTGAGagtgggaaaaagaaattggCCACTCATACTCTTAGGAAGGTAGAAATGCTTCCCAAGCAATCATCCTCTGTAGGGAATTACAGCACTGTTCTCAGAGTGTGAGACTTGGACTCCAAATCCAACCATGCTACTTACTGCTGTGCAAAATTAGGCAAATCACTTGGCCTCTTCCAAACTTGGTTGTCCAGTCTACTCAAGGAGGATGATAATTCATATCTTGTGCTGATCTCAAAGATCTAGATTCACTTGTTTTAAATTCTCCCTCCACCATCCCCATTCCATGGCTCTCTAATATTTCAGAGAATCTCAAAGCATTTGTGATTTCCTGGTCTCCCTGCTTTCCAGAACCATAATTGCCTGTATGCTGCTCCTGTGCTGGCCCACATTGACTCAGATAACAATCTTCGCACCTTCTTCATAATCTATTAAAATTTCAACCTCCAATCCGTGGGTGAGTGTGAAACACTTTACTGATTATTCCAGAAAGGTAAAAGTTGGATGTTTCTGATCACCAAAGTCTGTTTTGGTCAGCACACACCACCACTTCCACTGAAGGTTTCTCTAGTGGCCTTTCCCACCCAGCACCCAGTGTCCTTGCTCCAGCTCTCGCTCCCCTCATgccctcccctttctcttctctcttcgcCACTCTCTTGTCCTCCCTTTCAGAAACAAAACTCTGAagtcttctccttttctcaggCAGATTGAATCCCCACCTTTCCCTTACCTTTTGTCAGAGTCTCACCTATCCCAAGTCATTTTATGTAgatagtttctctttttctaagaaaattactGATTCTGTTGCTAAGataattaaatgttttccaaCACATTCCACTccttcttttccagaatatcaggGCCAGTATGAACTCAGAGAACTTCTGATCCAACCTTCTCATTTTAAATTGAGAGATGCTTAGAGGGATTTATGACTTGTCTGAGGTAAACAAGAAAACTCATAGCCAAAAGTTGTATCCCATACTCAGGACTCATTTCTTCAACTCAATATTTTTCCTACCAATTAGTACTTCTTTTTAAGGTAAATATCTCTATTCTTGTTTCCTAAGCTAGCTGAGACTCATCAATAAATTTTGTAAATCTGAGGATACGGAAAGTGATGAATAATGTCTGCTACCATTTACCTCAGCACATGCCATGagaatcttcctctcttctttcaacCCACTGTTCAAGATAAGAGCCCTCTTTTCCTGGTGCTACAACTTGAGAATTCTTGCCATGGTGCTATTGGGCAACACATTGTGCATGGatgatatttttcattcttactgAACACAGGCCTCTAGGATAATACCAAACCATGTATAGTAATCAGCAGTTCTAAATAGGGCTGAACACTACACTTCAAGAATCCAGTTCTACTAAAACTAGGTTCTGTGTTTGTCTCTTAATTTTGCACATATCAATGATTCATCACGGACATGCAGCAGCTTCTGGTGAGGATCTAAAATTTTGCTAGCATAAAATAGCTATGATATGATGTCACTGTGGTTGTGCAAAAACCTATCAATTAGCCAACATCTCTAGAAATGTGAAGGCTCTTTCCTTCTAGGTTCTTAAATAGGACAATGGGGTGGTGGTGTGGGAAAACCTCTTTACATTTTACTCCTAGTCTCATGGTCCACAACATGGACCTTGTGAAAGTCCCTTCTCTATTCTAGTTTACCACTTTCCCATGAGTACAACAAGGAGTTTAGAAATCATGTGTCCTGACAATCTGGGATTCTGTGACAGTCACTCAGCTAAGTTTTTCAGACACACAGCAGCCTTCACATCTTTGTTTTTGAGGCTGTAGATGATTATGGGGTCGAGCTTGGAGGTCACCTCTCCAAAGAAGAGGGAAATCAGCTTGTCTGAAAGGCcctgtttttctgtctccagTGGGTCCTTATTCTTAGGCTTCCCATACATGAAGAGGATGGTCCCATAGAAGATAACCATGACTGTGAGGTGGGCAGAGCACCAGGAGAAGGCCTTTTGCTTCCCCTCTGCTGATGGAATTCTCAGGAAGGTAGCAACGATAAACATGTAGGGGACAAAGATGAACAGAACTGGGACCCCCAGGAAGATCACATTGGTCACCCCCATGCTGATCACATTGATGGAGATGCCAGCACAGGCCAACTTCAGAACTACCAGTATCTCACAGATGAAGTGGTTGACCCCCACAGAAGGGCAATTGTACTGCTAGAGAGATCTGCACCAAGGAGTTGACTCCACCAGCCATGCAGGAGCTGGCAGCCATGGGCGCATAGGCAGCCTTGCTCACGACCATGAGGTGTCTAAGGGGATTGCAGATGGCCAAGTAGCAATCAAATGCCATCATGCTCAGGAGCACACACTCTGGCTCCAATGGCAAAGGAGAGAAATACCTGTCTAAAACAGACTGAGAAGGAGATGGCTTTCCTGTGGGTCAGGGAGCTGTCAAGAATGAGGGGTCTGCAGAGGTTGTGTAGCAGATGTCCAGGAAGGAGAGGTTccccaggaagaagtacatgggcaTGTGCAGGTGGGAGTCAAGGGTTGTCACTAGGATGAGGACCC
It encodes the following:
- the LOC124246489 gene encoding olfactory receptor 13F1-like, with product MVKTNVTVISNFIFLGFSYYPKVDIAIFVLCLLMYLITLLGNMILISITILDSHLHTPMYFFLSNLSILDIWYTPSALTPMLVNFVSGKNTISFSGCATQMYFSLAMGSTECVLLSVMAYDRYVAICNPLRYPIIMNKRVCVQIAAGTWVTGCLTALVGTMSVLHQSLCGNSIINHFTCEILAVLKLVCSDTSKVQLIMLVISILLLPMPMLFICLSYAFILSNILRIGSVDGRSKAFSTCAAHLTVVILFYGTALSMYLKPSAVDSQEIDKFMAFVYAGLTPMLNPIIYSLRNKEVKAAVKKLLIRHPLRALLIPSSK